In Lentimicrobiaceae bacterium, the following proteins share a genomic window:
- a CDS encoding polyribonucleotide nucleotidyltransferase produces MNVQRTQFDIGDGRIVEIETGKLAKQADGSCVVKFGDTMLLATVVAAKEAKEDTDFLPLSVEYREKYAAAGRFPGGFFKREARPGDQEILTARLIDRALRPLFPDDFHAEVQVIVTLISAEEDVLPDALACLAASSAIVASDIPFNGPVSEVRVARIDGKLVINPKYSELANADIDIMVAATADNIMMVEGEMKEVDEQSMIDALMFAHENIKIACQAQLELAANVEKAKTKREYCHEQVDLELEKAIFDHCYQPIMDTAMKALSKSERNTAFEEIKNSFISTLSEEEAEEKAFMINGYYHKAEKEAVRNMVLDSGRRLDGRIPTEIRPIWSEVGYLPGAHGSAIFTRGETQSLTTVTLGSKLDIQDIDGAVIQEQQDFILHYNFPPFSTGEARPIRSTSRREIGHGNLALRALKAMLPDKEDNPYTIRVVSDILESNGSSSMATVCAGSLALMDAGVKMKKPVAGIAMGLITDEKTGKYAVLSDILGDEDHLGDMDFKVTGTHDGITACQMDIKINGLPTEVLKKALEQARQGRIHILNEMAKTITEPREDYKPNVPRIETIKIDREFIGAVIGPGGKVIQEMQRETGATIVIEEVGEFGVIDIVSKNKEMMQLVKDKIKKIVAVPTVGEVYDGVVKNIQPFGAFVEILPGKDGLLHISEIDWKRIEKVEDVLKIGDQVTVKLIDIDPKTDKLKLSRKALIPKPERK; encoded by the coding sequence ATGAATGTACAAAGAACACAATTTGATATAGGCGATGGTCGTATAGTAGAAATTGAAACAGGTAAACTAGCTAAACAAGCCGACGGCTCATGCGTCGTAAAGTTTGGCGACACAATGCTGTTGGCAACTGTTGTTGCCGCAAAAGAGGCTAAAGAAGATACCGACTTTTTACCTCTATCGGTAGAATATCGCGAGAAATACGCCGCAGCCGGTCGTTTCCCGGGAGGATTTTTTAAACGCGAAGCACGCCCGGGCGACCAAGAAATCTTAACCGCCAGACTTATAGACAGAGCATTACGTCCCTTGTTCCCCGACGATTTTCACGCCGAAGTGCAAGTTATTGTAACTCTTATCTCGGCAGAAGAAGACGTTTTGCCCGACGCTTTAGCTTGCTTGGCTGCCTCCAGCGCTATAGTTGCCAGCGATATACCTTTCAACGGACCCGTTAGCGAGGTCAGAGTTGCCAGAATAGACGGCAAACTTGTAATAAATCCGAAATACAGCGAGTTGGCTAACGCCGATATAGACATTATGGTAGCTGCCACGGCTGATAATATTATGATGGTAGAAGGCGAAATGAAAGAAGTTGACGAACAAAGTATGATAGATGCTTTGATGTTTGCTCACGAAAATATTAAAATCGCCTGCCAAGCTCAGTTGGAATTGGCTGCTAACGTTGAAAAAGCAAAAACAAAACGCGAATACTGCCACGAACAAGTTGATTTGGAATTGGAAAAAGCTATTTTCGACCATTGCTACCAACCTATTATGGATACGGCAATGAAAGCCTTATCGAAAAGTGAAAGAAATACTGCTTTTGAAGAAATTAAAAACAGTTTTATTAGCACTCTTAGCGAGGAAGAAGCTGAAGAAAAAGCGTTTATGATAAACGGATATTATCACAAAGCCGAAAAAGAAGCTGTTAGAAATATGGTATTAGACAGCGGTCGCCGCCTTGATGGTAGAATTCCTACCGAAATACGTCCTATATGGTCGGAAGTTGGATATTTGCCCGGAGCTCACGGTTCGGCTATATTCACACGCGGTGAAACACAATCGCTTACAACCGTTACTCTCGGTTCAAAACTTGATATTCAGGATATTGACGGTGCTGTTATTCAGGAACAGCAAGACTTTATCTTACATTATAATTTCCCTCCATTCTCAACAGGCGAAGCACGACCAATAAGAAGTACCAGTCGCAGAGAAATAGGACACGGAAACCTTGCTCTTAGAGCACTTAAAGCTATGCTTCCCGACAAAGAAGACAATCCGTACACAATAAGAGTTGTGAGCGATATCTTAGAATCAAACGGCTCATCGTCGATGGCTACAGTGTGTGCAGGTAGTTTGGCTCTTATGGATGCCGGCGTTAAAATGAAAAAACCTGTGGCAGGTATTGCTATGGGACTTATTACCGACGAAAAAACCGGAAAATATGCCGTACTAAGCGACATATTGGGTGATGAAGACCACCTTGGGGATATGGACTTTAAAGTTACAGGTACTCATGACGGTATTACAGCTTGCCAAATGGATATTAAAATTAACGGTCTGCCGACCGAAGTTTTGAAAAAAGCCCTTGAGCAAGCACGTCAGGGTCGTATCCATATCCTTAACGAAATGGCTAAGACCATTACCGAACCACGCGAAGATTACAAACCAAACGTACCTCGTATTGAAACTATTAAAATTGATAGAGAATTTATTGGTGCGGTTATAGGACCCGGTGGTAAAGTTATTCAAGAGATGCAACGCGAAACAGGCGCTACTATTGTTATTGAAGAAGTTGGAGAATTTGGCGTCATCGACATCGTTTCCAAAAATAAAGAAATGATGCAGTTGGTTAAAGATAAAATCAAGAAAATAGTTGCAGTGCCTACTGTAGGCGAAGTGTACGACGGCGTTGTTAAAAACATACAACCTTTTGGAGCTTTTGTTGAGATATTGCCCGGAAAAGACGGACTGCTTCATATTTCGGAAATAGACTGGAAACGAATTGAAAAAGTGGAAGACGTTCTGAAAATCGGAGACCAAGTTACCGTCAAATTAATCGACATTGACCCCAAAACCGATAAGCTAAAACTTTCGAGAAAAGCGCTTATTCCCAAACCGGAACGGAAGTGA
- the rpsO gene encoding 30S ribosomal protein S15, whose protein sequence is MYLTPEIKKDIFSKYGSSETDSGSAEGQIALFTHRIQHLTEHLKVNKKDTATQRSLVRLVGKRRRLLDYLKKKDVERYRSIIAELGIRK, encoded by the coding sequence ATGTATTTGACACCTGAAATTAAAAAAGATATTTTTTCGAAGTACGGAAGCTCCGAAACCGACAGCGGTAGCGCCGAAGGACAAATCGCTTTGTTTACCCACAGGATTCAACATTTGACCGAACACCTCAAAGTGAACAAAAAAGACACCGCTACACAACGTTCGTTGGTACGCTTGGTTGGAAAAAGACGCAGACTTCTTGATTACCTCAAAAAGAAAGATGTTGAACGTTATCGTTCCATCATTGCTGAACTTGGTATCCGTAAGTAA